In Silene latifolia isolate original U9 population chromosome X, ASM4854445v1, whole genome shotgun sequence, the following proteins share a genomic window:
- the LOC141617773 gene encoding uncharacterized protein LOC141617773: MAPGGSRQRGGYSEGGSSSREQEEDVDRSTTEVSEEEEEVAIPRHTDNRMILDPNGLWFRSQTVVRGVTNSTQENMTHGVTCWSNASDEDKEMWFNNFRRVFYWPTNLERLVWQRYNDIGKKRLRDNMYKVSKRKKAPSFMKGI, translated from the exons ATGGCTCCTGGAGGAAGTAGGCAGCGCGGAGGCTATAGTGAGGGAGGTAGTAGCTCCCGAGAGCAGGAGGAGGACGTTGACCGTTCTACTACGGAggtgagtgaggaggaggaggaggttgctaTACCCCGACATACTGACAACAGGATGATCCTTGATCCGAATGGTCTttg gtttagaagtcaaacagttgttcgtggtgtgactaatagcacccaagagaacatgacacacggcgttacttgttggagtaacgctagtgatgaagataaggagatgtggttcaacaacttccgg cgtgtgttctattggccaaccaaccttgagcgcctagtttggcaaaggtataatgacattggcaagaagaggctaagggacaacatgtataaggtgtctaagaggaagaaggcgccatctttcatgaaaggtatttag